From Polynucleobacter sp. JS-JIR-II-b4, a single genomic window includes:
- a CDS encoding GMC family oxidoreductase gives MTQANTYDYIIIGAGSAGCMLAKRLTENPNKKVLLIEAGKNDNYIWIHIPVGYLYCIDNPRADWRFKTAAEKGLNGRSLLYPRGRVLGGCSSINGMIYMRGQAGDYESWVQATGDESWSWENALKRYKSFEDYHSAANEWHGKSGEWTVSKQRLRWPIMDRFKDAAVQAGIPASEDFNRGDNFGVGYFDVSQRAGWRLNTSKAFLRDAAKRSNLTVITEAIVTKLKIDPVTKNCLGVEYLKNGIATEALCAIEQGGEVLLSAGAIGSVQILERSGVGASAHLKQLGIPVIADLPGVGENLQDHLQLRMVYKVNGIKTLNTKANTLWGKMMIGLEYVLKRSGPMSMAPSQLGAFAYSSPEQKRANVEYHVQPLSLEKFGEDLHSFNAFTASVCNLRPTSRGSVHINSINPEAPPVISPNYLSTEEDRKVAAESLRLTRKIVEQAALGPYTPEEYKPGAQYQTDAQLIKAAGDIGTTIFHPVGTCKMGRDDDSMAVLDSELRVRGIHHLRVVDASAMPTITSGNTAAPTMMIAQRVAELLTRA, from the coding sequence ATGACTCAAGCAAATACTTACGACTACATCATTATTGGGGCAGGCAGTGCTGGCTGCATGTTGGCTAAGCGTTTAACTGAAAATCCCAACAAGAAGGTCTTGTTGATTGAGGCTGGCAAAAACGATAACTACATCTGGATTCATATTCCAGTGGGGTATTTGTATTGCATTGATAACCCAAGGGCAGATTGGCGCTTTAAAACAGCTGCTGAAAAAGGTTTGAATGGTCGCTCGTTGTTGTATCCCCGCGGGCGCGTTTTAGGTGGATGCTCATCTATTAATGGCATGATTTATATGCGCGGCCAGGCGGGTGATTATGAGTCTTGGGTGCAAGCAACTGGCGATGAGTCTTGGTCTTGGGAAAACGCACTGAAGCGCTACAAATCCTTTGAGGATTACCACAGCGCTGCAAATGAGTGGCATGGCAAAAGTGGTGAGTGGACTGTTTCTAAGCAGCGCTTACGTTGGCCCATCATGGATCGATTTAAGGATGCTGCAGTTCAGGCGGGCATTCCAGCCTCGGAAGACTTCAATCGTGGCGATAACTTTGGCGTAGGCTACTTTGACGTGAGTCAGCGCGCTGGTTGGCGCTTAAATACTTCCAAGGCTTTTTTAAGAGATGCTGCCAAGCGCAGTAATCTCACTGTTATTACTGAAGCCATAGTGACTAAACTCAAAATTGATCCTGTTACTAAAAATTGTCTTGGGGTTGAGTATTTAAAGAATGGGATTGCCACTGAGGCTCTCTGTGCAATCGAGCAGGGTGGTGAAGTATTGCTCAGTGCTGGTGCAATTGGTAGCGTGCAAATTCTAGAGCGCTCCGGTGTTGGCGCGTCTGCACATTTAAAGCAATTGGGTATCCCCGTCATTGCTGATCTCCCTGGAGTTGGTGAGAATCTCCAAGACCATCTTCAGTTACGCATGGTTTACAAAGTGAATGGGATTAAGACCTTAAATACCAAAGCCAATACGCTATGGGGCAAGATGATGATTGGCTTGGAGTATGTACTCAAGCGCTCCGGACCAATGTCGATGGCACCATCCCAGCTCGGTGCATTTGCTTATAGTTCGCCAGAACAAAAGCGCGCCAATGTGGAATATCACGTGCAACCTTTGTCATTGGAAAAGTTTGGTGAAGACTTGCATTCGTTTAATGCATTTACTGCGAGTGTCTGTAACTTGCGTCCGACTTCGCGCGGTAGTGTGCACATCAACTCAATTAACCCAGAAGCGCCACCAGTAATTAGCCCCAATTATTTATCAACAGAGGAAGACCGTAAGGTAGCAGCAGAATCTTTGCGCCTTACTCGCAAGATTGTGGAACAGGCTGCGTTGGGACCATACACGCCAGAAGAATATAAGCCTGGTGCGCAATATCAAACTGATGCGCAATTAATCAAAGCGGCTGGTGATATAGGAACCACCATCTTTCATCCAGTTGGCACTTGCAAAATGGGTCGTGATGACGACTCCATGGCAGTGCTTGACTCAGAATTACGCGTGAGGGGCATTCATCATCTACGCGTAGTGGATGCTTCAGCCATGCCAACAATTACCTCGGGTAATACCGCCGCACCTACGATGATGATTGCGCAGCGTGTCGCAGAATTACTGACGCGTGCCTAA
- a CDS encoding EamA family transporter — translation MPKTSQKSYSLPASHLLLALAIVAVWGTNFVVIKLSLAAFPPFLFAALRYTFAFLPLVFFVPRPKTSWVNLCIYGLAVGVGQFGVLYFAIDGRISPGLASLVIQTQVFFTIGFAMFFAKERLRTYQMLAVLVAMTGLGIIALHTDATTTFLGLALVVFTGFSWGVANTVSRRAGSINMLAYVVWASAFAIPPLFAISFLFEGGWEHMSTSLTSAPVGAWAGVLWQSWGNTIFGYSAWAWLLSKHPAAVVAPAPLLVPVFGMGAAAYFLGESLPLWKILAAGLVIVGLIINLFWPNIERSLKRQFL, via the coding sequence GTGCCTAAGACTTCACAGAAAAGCTATTCATTACCCGCTAGTCATTTATTGCTAGCGTTGGCTATTGTGGCGGTATGGGGCACGAACTTTGTAGTCATTAAATTGTCACTCGCAGCTTTTCCACCATTTTTGTTCGCTGCACTGAGGTATACCTTTGCATTTCTTCCGTTGGTCTTCTTTGTGCCAAGACCCAAAACATCTTGGGTCAATCTTTGTATTTATGGTTTGGCAGTAGGTGTGGGACAGTTCGGAGTTCTGTACTTTGCGATCGATGGCCGAATCTCCCCGGGCCTAGCTTCTCTGGTGATCCAAACTCAGGTATTTTTTACTATCGGCTTTGCAATGTTTTTTGCCAAAGAGCGTTTGCGTACTTACCAAATGCTGGCGGTATTAGTTGCTATGACTGGTTTGGGAATTATTGCGCTGCACACAGATGCCACAACCACCTTCTTGGGTCTTGCCTTGGTGGTATTCACTGGCTTTTCTTGGGGGGTTGCCAATACGGTTAGTCGAAGGGCAGGTTCCATCAATATGCTGGCCTACGTGGTTTGGGCGAGCGCTTTTGCGATTCCTCCCTTATTTGCAATTTCCTTCCTTTTTGAGGGCGGGTGGGAGCATATGAGCACTTCTTTAACCTCAGCACCAGTAGGGGCATGGGCTGGTGTTCTTTGGCAGTCTTGGGGAAACACCATCTTTGGTTATTCGGCTTGGGCCTGGCTTCTTTCCAAGCATCCAGCGGCAGTGGTGGCACCTGCGCCTTTGCTGGTGCCTGTTTTTGGCATGGGGGCAGCAGCCTATTTCCTGGGGGAGTCTTTGCCTCTCTGGAAGATCCTGGCAGCAGGCTTGGTGATCGTTGGGCTAATCATCAACCTTTTTTGGCCAAACATTGAACGCAGCCTGAAACGGCAATTTTTATAA
- a CDS encoding ABC transporter substrate-binding protein: MNIRHHIFAVAAAAMLTTGAYAADIKLGVAGPFTGGSSSMGVSMRDGVRLAAKEINAAGGINGNKIVLVERDDEAKNERGVQIAQELINNEKVVATLGYINTGVALASQRFYQEAKIPVFNNVATGTLITHQFPNAAENYVFRNAAADNIQAPMIAKEAVEKRGLKKVAILADSTNYGQLGREDLEKALKGYGVTPVATEKFNIGDVDMTSQLLKAKNAGADVVLTYAIGPELAQIANGMAKLGWKKPMIGSWTLSMASFIDTAGKNGDGATMPETFIQQPATTPKRKAFVEAYLKDFKPKNGIIASPVSAAQGYDSVYLLAAAIKQANSTEGPKILAALQDLKTPVEGVVITYNKPFTATDHDAIKAKDVVMGVVESGRVQFLNAEDATAKKK; this comes from the coding sequence ATGAACATTCGTCATCACATTTTTGCAGTAGCCGCTGCTGCAATGCTTACAACCGGCGCTTATGCTGCCGATATCAAACTTGGTGTTGCAGGTCCGTTTACTGGTGGTTCATCCTCAATGGGTGTCAGTATGCGTGACGGTGTTCGCCTTGCTGCAAAAGAAATTAATGCTGCTGGTGGTATCAACGGCAACAAAATCGTTTTGGTTGAGCGCGATGATGAAGCGAAAAACGAGCGTGGTGTTCAAATTGCACAAGAATTGATTAACAACGAGAAAGTAGTTGCTACTTTGGGTTACATCAATACCGGTGTTGCATTGGCTTCACAACGATTTTATCAAGAAGCAAAGATTCCAGTATTCAACAACGTTGCAACAGGTACATTGATTACTCATCAGTTTCCAAATGCTGCTGAAAACTATGTTTTCCGTAATGCTGCAGCTGACAATATTCAAGCACCAATGATCGCTAAAGAAGCGGTTGAGAAGCGCGGCTTGAAAAAAGTGGCAATTTTGGCTGACTCAACAAACTACGGCCAGTTAGGCCGCGAGGACTTAGAGAAGGCATTGAAAGGTTACGGCGTAACTCCAGTTGCAACTGAAAAGTTCAATATTGGTGACGTCGATATGACTTCACAGTTGCTCAAAGCAAAAAATGCTGGTGCTGATGTTGTTTTGACATACGCAATTGGACCAGAGTTGGCACAAATTGCTAACGGTATGGCGAAGTTGGGTTGGAAAAAACCAATGATCGGTAGCTGGACATTATCTATGGCTAGCTTTATTGATACAGCCGGTAAAAATGGTGATGGCGCAACAATGCCAGAAACTTTCATTCAACAGCCTGCAACAACTCCAAAGCGCAAAGCTTTCGTTGAGGCTTACTTGAAAGACTTCAAACCTAAGAATGGCATCATTGCTTCCCCAGTTTCTGCTGCCCAAGGGTATGACTCTGTTTATTTGTTGGCTGCCGCTATCAAGCAGGCAAACAGCACAGAGGGACCAAAGATTTTGGCAGCATTGCAAGATCTCAAGACTCCAGTTGAAGGCGTTGTGATTACTTACAACAAGCCATTTACTGCAACTGACCATGATGCTATTAAGGCAAAAGACGTGGTTATGGGCGTAGTTGAAAGCGGTCGCGTCCAGTTCTTGAATGCTGAAGACGCAACAGCGAAAAAGAAGTAA